The genome window GGTCCTCTCGGCGCTGTCAAGCGTCCCGTCAGCGCCATCAACCAGCCCAAGAACTAGGAAGACGGATGGTATGACCACCAGCATTACAGCTCACTCGGCTACAAAGGAATTTGAGGAGTTCATGCGCTCCCTCCCCAAGCTGCGcacgctcggcgacgcgcgacgcctCCGTGCCGACGTGGACCGCGAACTCCGATCCGCTCGGGCTGCCCAGAAGCTAGCAGGGTCTGAGATGGACAAGGATGGACGGCGGGCGGTGCGTTACGTCCATCGTCTGGAGCGAGCACGCTGGCAAATCGATCGCCGCATCGCTCAGCTCTCTGGCAAGGCTGAGAGcccgacgcgcgcgagcgacTCGCCTCTCGCACGATCTGCTACCGTCTCGCTCGGCACCATCCTCGGCGAACCGGCGTGCCTCGCGTACTGGCTGGAGTTCATggagcgccgaggacgctcGCATCTCGTACAGTTCTGGCTCACCGTCGAGGGATTCAAGGACCCGCTCGACGCGTCTGGCGGCCTAGGACTCAAGACTGAGGACCGAGGCATGAACGAGCGAACCATGAAAGACGATATGGCGTTCCTGCATTCGACGTACTTCAACTCGGAGCATCGTATCGCCGTGTCTCCGCACCTTGTTGAAACAATCGCGGAGCTGGCAGAGAAGCAGGGCCCGCTCACggccgagcttgttgaTCAAGGCAAGCGCGTTGTCTACAATGCCCAGAGGGACGTGTACCTCcagatggaggagggagatTGGGATGCCTTCCGGACCAGCGAGTTGTATCTCAAAGCTTTGAGTGAGCTCAAGGATTCAGTTCGACCGCGCATTACCAGGACATCGTCCCACAGCCCGCCCTCATCGCATACGCAGCACCTTGTTGCTCCAGTTCCCCAACGGCGGAGCACGAGCGACCAGCAGCAACCTCCGCGTTCGGCCCGGCTGTCACCACGACCATACCTGGTCAACGGCAGCTTTGCGCCGGTGACGCCGGCAGCGCCGTCGACTGTCACGTCCACCACGGCACCGGACTTCACCAAGCGGCGCATCACGCCTGAACGTTCTGCGTCTacctcgcctcgctctGGCTCCATCCCAGCTAGAACATCAAcaccaccgcctcggcgttcaGTCTACCTGAACACATTGATGGGCGCTGACGAGCCGTCAGAGCGGGATCCACTTTTCTCGAACGACAAGACGGACGACGAATACGAACACCTCGAGGCGCAACGGATGGAGGCTCTCCAGACTGCGCTGAATGAGATTAttgccgaggacgctggCAGCCGCAAGGTGTCTGAATCGCTGGAAGGGCTCGACTCCCCACAGTTGGTGGGCTTTGACTTTGACGTCGACCCACTGAGCATGTCTACGCCGGGGCTGATTGAAGCGACGGCGGCCACGGATCCTTACCATCCACTCGCTGGGCGCAAGATTACCTCTCGCTCGGCTGAGGACCTGAAAGGTCTCGCAATGTCGCCTGTACTTCCAGTTCCAGCTGCTCCCCCACGTGCACCTCAACTAGTGCGTCGTGGTAGCGCCGACAGCAACCTGCATCGCCGCTCCAAGAGCATCTTCATGGACGACTTGCCGTCCGACGACGAACCCGACGCGGAGTCGGCCATCGACATCCTGGTTCCATCCAGTACTGCGAGTGCCGTTCCTGGCGACTTGCAGTTATCGGGACAGATTGCACGACTGGAGGGCAAGATTACCGAGTTCAAGAAGCAAGACGCGCTGCTGGACGGGCTCATCCGGCAAGCCGAGCTTACCGGCAACgccaaggagctcaagctGCTCCACCGATCTCAGAGCTCGCTCCGTCGCGAGCTGCGAacggccgagctcgaggttgcGCAGTACCGGCGTCAGGAAGAGGAAAACCGTCTCGTGCCGGGACGCACTCGCGGTACCATTCTACGCGCTGTGGCAGAGGACCAGGTCGTGCGGTACACGCTCGAGATTGCTCAGACGCAGGACGAACGCGTCGTTCTCGCGTGGCATGTGGTGCACCGCTACAACGAGTTCTATGAACTGGATCGGGCACTGCGCGACGACCCGTCTATCAGCGATGCGATGCGCCACGTCGTGGACCTGCCTAGCAAACGACTCGTGCCGCTCACAAATGCGGGTTTCATCGagtcgcgccgcgccggtcTGCAGAAGTACATCCAGAGCATCCTTGCGCAGAAGGCTCTGTGCGACAGTCGGCTCGTGCGCAACTTCCTGTCCGAGCGGCCCCAGCAGCCGCGCAGCTCCAACCTTGCACTCGCACCTACGCGCATTGTGCAGACACTATACCGCACAGTCGCCATCGGATTTGAAGATGGGTCGATGCCCCCGATGCTCGACCTCATGACGCAAGGCCTCAGTCGGCAGCTCGCAGAAGTGGCTGACGGTGTGCAAGGCGTGACAGACGAGCTGGCTGTGTTGATGCCTGCGCTACTGCCATGGGCGAGGGTCGAGGCTTCGACCTCCTTACCAGTTGCTAGCAAATCCTCAGCGGTGACAACTGCCGCGATTACGGTGGGCGGAGATTCTGGCGACACTGCCGTACCCGCACT of Cutaneotrichosporon cavernicola HIS019 DNA, chromosome: 4 contains these proteins:
- the TRM8 gene encoding uncharacterized protein (Sorting nexin C terminal), with the translated sequence MNNNIKGKPPPSLPNQALEPRQPSPALEQRFRSPSASRRQKTLIVLALALGASATLSPIARNLVRLIVLPPLLGAFALTIGIAALLVAAGRAEARSPPTPFSSLQHAATRPLAFTTPTRWKEFIAGMESEAGGAGSRLRAAGVSDALAEAASAPLPQSPLAAASRTAVPGFETPAVAARLDAILGLIRTFYVLPWYTKISPSRAFPDAVESIIRHALGSAAKQAQDVDWPSVVTARVLPLVTEHFQHFRSVEHLAAPPSSPDKGLPLPLPTHAHPALTPRNVSPDADIPAIEAHLRGHVQRALLVLLPEKERTDVVAIMVREIVLGAIIMPVFNMLCDSDFWNRQISEQGAKLLHERKQVNKVLSALSSVPSAPSTSPRTRKTDGMTTSITAHSATKEFEEFMRSLPKLRTLGDARRLRADVDRELRSARAAQKLAGSEMDKDGRRAVRYVHRLERARWQIDRRIAQLSGKAESPTRASDSPLARSATVSLGTILGEPACLAYWLEFMERRGRSHLVQFWLTVEGFKDPLDASGGLGLKTEDRGMNERTMKDDMAFLHSTYFNSEHRIAVSPHLVETIAELAEKQGPLTAELVDQGKRVVYNAQRDVYLQMEEGDWDAFRTSELYLKALSELKDSVRPRITRTSSHSPPSSHTQHLVAPVPQRRSTSDQQQPPRSARLSPRPYLVNGSFAPVTPAAPSTVTSTTAPDFTKRRITPERSASTSPRSGSIPARTSTPPPRRSVYLNTLMGADEPSERDPLFSNDKTDDEYEHLEAQRMEALQTALNEIIAEDAGSRKVSESLEGLDSPQLVGFDFDVDPLSMSTPGLIEATAATDPYHPLAGRKITSRSAEDLKGLAMSPVLPVPAAPPRAPQLVRRGSADSNLHRRSKSIFMDDLPSDDEPDAESAIDILVPSSTASAVPGDLQLSGQIARLEGKITEFKKQDALLDGLIRQAELTGNAKELKLLHRSQSSLRRELRTAELEVAQYRRQEEENRLVPGRTRGTILRAVAEDQVVRYTLEIAQTQDERVVLAWHVVHRYNEFYELDRALRDDPSISDAMRHVVDLPSKRLVPLTNAGFIESRRAGLQKYIQSILAQKALCDSRLVRNFLSERPQQPRSSNLALAPTRIVQTLYRTVAIGFEDGSMPPMLDLMTQGLSRQLAEVADGVQGVTDELAVLMPALLPWARVEASTSLPVASKSSAVTTAAITVGGDSGDTAVPALENALPPALQPLGGEGAAGGFTAPICDLFIEVFDLKESNWLRRQAIVIILQQVLGGTIERKMRDSFRRYTAPRKVDRVLRVFQDAMWPGGARRPDSPPRTDADRLDARITSSRRLGMLIPDVAANMIGRGNARRAAHLVWGALQDRRLNQHLVLCIFDEIFGALFPIPK